A genomic segment from Streptomyces sp. NBC_00654 encodes:
- a CDS encoding SpoIIE family protein phosphatase produces the protein MTDHEQRQDADARPLSRIDRRHNGGLGPAERLALNRTGSFEWDLDSRTLDIDDAGLMVLGVDPAAFDADARMVMDRLEPAERDRVNDTIDEAISSGSTSCSIHFRVPLDEGSSQWTHLQARILRSADGQAHRMVGIVRDATAEVAHSAFVLDLEKQRQRQTNIVERTTSAMSRAVTVDDVTAALTGPGGLARVGADGLALGLVENSSLNIIALAGESLEVLDELGSGDLNHELPLADTILSGQPRFITSLASLARRYPVLEPHIGQLEFRAAAYLPLVAQARPIGGLALFYRERTVFNPDERLLCLGLAAIVAQSLQRAMLFDEEREFATGLQAAMLPRRIHDIEGGEIAVRYHAAWSGRQVGGDWYDVIVLPNNRFGIVVGDVQGHDTHAAAIMGQLRIALRAYAGEGHAPATVLARASRFLAELDTDRFATCTYAQVDLVSGSVRVVRAGHFGPLIRHTDGRVGSPQVRGGLPLGISTDFQDEEFPETRLDLVPGETLVLFTDGLVEEPGTDIDAGVAALSHELGAGPAGAEALADHLSDRLWERWGSGDDVALLVLRRSPDVGSPLAPRLHQYIHQADPEGLSDARAIVRQALADWGMAELADDAELVTGELLVNVLLHTEGGAVLTLEVLPEPVRRVRLSVQDRSSVWPRRRTPGETSTSGRGLLLLDAVATRWGIEPRGEGKAVWCEIGPNPGPAAAPPSTAGAGSGTR, from the coding sequence ATGACCGACCACGAGCAGCGACAAGACGCCGACGCCCGGCCGCTCAGCCGGATCGACCGGCGGCACAACGGCGGACTCGGGCCGGCGGAGCGCCTGGCCCTGAACCGGACCGGCAGCTTCGAGTGGGATCTGGATTCCCGGACGCTGGACATCGACGATGCGGGGCTGATGGTTCTCGGCGTCGATCCCGCCGCGTTCGACGCGGACGCGCGCATGGTGATGGACCGGCTCGAACCGGCGGAACGGGACCGTGTGAACGACACGATCGACGAGGCGATCAGCAGCGGGAGCACCTCCTGCAGTATCCACTTCCGGGTCCCGCTCGACGAAGGAAGCAGCCAGTGGACGCATCTCCAGGCCCGGATCCTGCGGTCGGCGGACGGACAGGCCCATCGGATGGTCGGAATCGTGCGGGACGCGACGGCGGAGGTCGCCCATTCGGCCTTCGTACTGGACCTGGAGAAACAGCGCCAGCGCCAGACCAATATCGTTGAACGCACAACGAGCGCTATGTCGCGTGCCGTGACCGTGGACGATGTGACAGCTGCGCTGACAGGACCGGGCGGACTGGCCAGGGTCGGCGCCGACGGACTGGCGCTCGGGCTGGTGGAGAATTCCTCGCTCAACATCATCGCGCTGGCCGGCGAGTCCTTGGAGGTACTCGACGAGCTCGGCTCCGGCGATCTCAACCACGAGCTGCCGCTGGCGGACACCATTCTCAGCGGGCAGCCCCGCTTCATCACCTCGCTGGCCTCCCTGGCCCGGCGGTATCCCGTGCTGGAGCCGCACATCGGACAGCTGGAGTTCCGTGCCGCCGCCTATCTGCCGCTGGTGGCGCAGGCCCGCCCGATCGGCGGGCTCGCCCTGTTCTACCGGGAGCGCACGGTCTTCAATCCGGACGAGCGGCTTCTGTGCCTGGGGCTCGCCGCGATCGTGGCCCAGTCGCTCCAGCGGGCGATGCTGTTCGACGAGGAACGCGAGTTCGCCACCGGCCTGCAGGCGGCCATGCTCCCGCGACGCATCCATGACATCGAGGGCGGGGAGATCGCGGTGCGCTACCACGCGGCGTGGAGCGGACGGCAGGTCGGCGGCGACTGGTACGACGTGATCGTCCTGCCCAACAACCGCTTCGGCATTGTCGTGGGCGACGTCCAGGGCCACGACACCCACGCGGCCGCCATCATGGGGCAGTTGCGCATCGCCCTGCGCGCCTACGCGGGCGAGGGTCACGCGCCGGCCACCGTACTGGCGCGCGCCTCCCGCTTTCTCGCCGAGCTGGACACCGACCGCTTCGCCACATGCACCTATGCCCAGGTCGACCTGGTGTCGGGATCGGTGCGGGTGGTCCGCGCCGGGCACTTCGGCCCGCTGATCCGGCACACGGACGGCCGGGTCGGCAGTCCCCAGGTGCGCGGTGGCCTGCCTCTGGGGATCTCCACGGACTTCCAGGACGAGGAGTTCCCCGAGACCCGGCTCGATCTGGTGCCCGGTGAAACCCTGGTCCTCTTCACCGACGGGCTGGTCGAGGAGCCCGGGACCGACATCGACGCGGGTGTGGCGGCGCTTTCGCACGAACTCGGCGCCGGACCGGCGGGCGCCGAGGCACTGGCGGACCATCTCTCGGACAGGCTGTGGGAACGGTGGGGTTCGGGGGACGATGTGGCGTTGCTGGTGCTGCGCCGAAGCCCCGATGTGGGGTCGCCGCTCGCGCCCCGGCTGCATCAGTACATCCACCAGGCGGACCCGGAAGGACTCTCTGACGCCCGTGCCATTGTCCGCCAGGCGCTGGCCGACTGGGGCATGGCCGAGCTGGCGGACGATGCCGAACTGGTCACCGGTGAACTGCTGGTGAACGTGCTCCTCCACACGGAGGGCGGAGCCGTACTCACCCTGGAGGTGCTGCCCGAGCCGGTACGGCGCGTACGGCTTTCGGTACAGGACCGGTCGAGCGTGTGGCCCCGACGGCGGACCCCGGGGGAAACATCGACGTCGGGCCGTGGACTGCTTCTCCTCGACGCGGTCGCGACCCGCTGGGGGATCGAACCCCGCGGCGAGGGAAAGGCCGTCTGGTGCGAGATCGGCCCGAATCCCGGGCCCGCCGCAGCGCCCCCGTCCACAGCCGGGGCCGGCTCCGGAACACGCTGA
- a CDS encoding enoyl-CoA hydratase/isomerase family protein, whose amino-acid sequence MNDDGPVLLHTQGHALYITLNRPRALNALNHTMVRFIDAALAGAECADEITSVVIGGAGERGLCAGGDIRTLHDDARAGGRSSLEFWRDEYRLNARIARFRKPYVALMDGIVMGGGVGVSAHGSIRVVTERSRVAMPETGIGFVPDVGGTHLLAAAPGELGTHLALTGRSVGAADALLCGLADHFVRSEHLPELTAALATSATPDEVARTVRRHTSEAPGGELASARHWIDACYAAETVEDILERLHGSGVPEARDTAATLLTKSPTALKVTLAAVRRARALDSLEAALDQEFRVSSRAFEQPDFVEGVRAQIIDKDRNPQWKPAGLAEVSDRDVARFFAPLGPDEQELGLAVDAGTDRA is encoded by the coding sequence ATGAACGATGACGGCCCCGTCCTGCTGCACACCCAGGGCCACGCCCTGTACATCACGCTGAACCGGCCACGAGCGCTCAACGCGCTGAACCACACCATGGTCCGGTTCATCGACGCGGCGCTCGCCGGTGCCGAGTGTGCGGACGAGATCACCTCGGTGGTGATCGGCGGGGCGGGGGAGCGCGGTCTGTGCGCGGGCGGTGACATCCGCACCCTTCACGACGACGCACGCGCCGGGGGCCGGTCCTCCTTGGAGTTCTGGCGCGACGAGTACCGGCTCAACGCCCGCATCGCCCGATTCCGCAAGCCGTACGTCGCGCTCATGGACGGCATCGTGATGGGCGGAGGCGTGGGTGTATCGGCTCATGGCAGCATCCGTGTCGTCACGGAACGCTCACGGGTCGCCATGCCGGAGACCGGCATCGGATTCGTGCCCGATGTCGGGGGCACGCACCTCCTGGCCGCCGCTCCCGGGGAACTGGGCACACATCTGGCGCTGACCGGCCGGAGTGTCGGCGCCGCCGACGCACTGCTCTGCGGCCTCGCCGACCACTTCGTACGGTCGGAGCACCTGCCGGAACTCACCGCGGCCCTCGCCACGAGCGCCACGCCCGACGAGGTCGCACGGACGGTGCGCCGGCACACGTCCGAAGCGCCCGGTGGCGAACTCGCGTCCGCGCGCCACTGGATCGATGCCTGCTACGCCGCGGAAACGGTCGAGGACATCCTTGAACGGCTGCACGGCAGCGGCGTGCCGGAGGCGCGGGACACCGCCGCGACCCTCCTGACGAAGTCGCCCACCGCGCTCAAGGTCACCCTCGCCGCGGTACGCCGGGCGCGCGCGCTCGACAGCCTGGAAGCCGCACTCGACCAGGAGTTCCGGGTCTCCAGCCGGGCTTTCGAGCAGCCCGACTTCGTGGAGGGGGTACGCGCCCAGATCATCGACAAGGACCGGAATCCGCAGTGGAAGCCGGCCGGCCTCGCCGAGGTCTCCGACCGCGACGTCGCCCGCTTCTTCGCGCCGCTCGGCCCGGACGAGCAGGAACTCGGACTCGCTGTGGACGCGGGTACGGACAGGGCCTGA
- a CDS encoding NADPH-dependent F420 reductase — MKIGIIGAGNIGGNLTRRLTALGHEVSVANSRGPQTLTALAAETGATPVDVTEAAKDARIVVVTIPLKAVPVLPSGVLDGAAPGAVVIDTGNYYPQERDGRIAAIEDGLPESRWTEQQIGHPVIKAFNGTYAQDILDRGRPQGSTGRQALPVAGDDTAAKQAVRDLIDELGFDTVDAGGLDDSWRQQPGTPVYGSRGDADVIVKELAEASPERTSQWRA, encoded by the coding sequence ATGAAGATCGGCATCATCGGAGCGGGCAACATCGGCGGCAACCTGACCCGGCGGCTCACCGCGCTCGGACATGAGGTGTCCGTCGCCAATTCCCGTGGCCCGCAGACGCTCACGGCGCTCGCCGCGGAGACCGGCGCCACCCCGGTCGACGTGACCGAGGCGGCGAAGGACGCCCGGATCGTCGTGGTGACCATTCCGCTCAAGGCAGTGCCCGTGCTGCCCTCCGGCGTCCTCGACGGCGCGGCGCCGGGTGCCGTGGTCATCGACACCGGCAACTACTACCCGCAGGAACGCGACGGCAGGATCGCGGCCATCGAGGACGGTCTGCCCGAAAGCCGCTGGACCGAGCAGCAGATCGGGCACCCGGTGATCAAGGCCTTCAACGGGACGTACGCCCAGGACATCCTGGACCGGGGCCGCCCGCAGGGCAGCACCGGCCGTCAGGCACTGCCGGTCGCCGGAGACGACACCGCGGCGAAGCAAGCCGTGCGCGACCTCATCGACGAGCTCGGCTTCGACACCGTGGACGCGGGCGGTCTGGACGACTCGTGGCGGCAGCAGCCCGGAACGCCCGTCTACGGGAGCCGGGGCGATGCCGACGTCATCGTGAAGGAACTGGCCGAGGCCTCGCCGGAGCGCACCTCGCAGTGGCGTGCCTGA
- a CDS encoding glycoside hydrolase family 25 protein, which translates to MLHGVDISAYQPSYDTDGLDFVFIKATEGRSYVNPALGAQVKRARDAECVVGFYHFLWPGNVADQAAYFLSKAPEKAGDLLAVDWEETGEGTRASNAEKDRFIREVKRLRPGQRVLLYCNRSFWLNHDTTSYAGDGLWIADYVTAGKPRIEASWRIHQYTDHPLDKDVADFSSLRAMRDWAAG; encoded by the coding sequence ATGCTGCACGGAGTCGACATCAGCGCGTATCAGCCGTCCTACGACACCGACGGCCTCGACTTCGTGTTCATCAAGGCCACCGAGGGCCGTTCGTATGTCAATCCGGCTCTGGGCGCACAGGTCAAGCGGGCGCGGGACGCCGAATGCGTCGTCGGCTTCTACCACTTCCTGTGGCCGGGGAACGTGGCGGACCAGGCGGCGTACTTCCTGAGCAAAGCACCGGAGAAGGCCGGCGATCTGCTCGCTGTCGACTGGGAGGAAACCGGGGAGGGCACCCGGGCCAGCAACGCGGAGAAGGACCGCTTCATCCGTGAGGTGAAGCGCCTGCGGCCCGGTCAACGCGTCCTTCTGTACTGCAACCGTTCCTTCTGGCTGAATCACGACACGACCTCGTACGCGGGCGACGGGCTGTGGATCGCCGACTACGTCACGGCAGGCAAGCCCCGTATCGAGGCGTCGTGGCGCATCCACCAGTACACCGACCACCCGCTGGACAAGGACGTGGCCGACTTCTCCTCCCTGCGGGCGATGCGCGACTGGGCGGCCGGGTAG
- the ctaD gene encoding cytochrome c oxidase subunit I: MTTRDTSQPVEADAAYQNELPVRREEPGNVVIKWLTSTDHKTIGTLYLVTSFAFFCIGGVMALFMRAELARPGTQIISNEQFNQAFTMHGTVMLLMFATPLFAGFANWIMPLQIGAPDVAFPRLNMFAYWLYLFGSAIAVAGFLTPQGAADFGWFAYSPLTDAVRSPGIGADMWIMGLAFSGFGTILGTVNFITTIICLRAPGMTMFRMPIFVWNVLLTGVLVLLAFPVLAAALLALEADRKFGAHVFDAANGGALLWQHLFWFFGHPEVYIIALPFFGIVSEIIPVFSRKPIFGYIGLISATIAIAGLSATVWAHHMFVTGAVLLPFFSFMTFLIAVPTGVKFFNWIGTMWKGSLSLETPMLWSVGFLVTFLFGGLTGVILASPPMDFHVSDSYFVVAHFHYVVFGTVVFAMFAGFHFWWPKFTGKMLDEQLGRITFWTLFVGFHGTFLVQHWLGAEGMPRRYADYLAADGFTALNTISTISSFLLGLSMLPFFYNVWKTAKYGRKIEVDDPWGYGRSLEWATSCPPPRHNFLTLPRIRSESPAFDLHHPVVRALDEAANSPAV; this comes from the coding sequence GTGACGACGAGGGACACCTCACAACCGGTGGAAGCCGATGCCGCCTACCAGAATGAATTGCCGGTACGGCGCGAGGAACCGGGAAACGTCGTCATCAAGTGGCTGACCAGCACCGACCACAAGACGATCGGCACGCTCTATCTGGTCACGTCGTTCGCCTTCTTCTGCATCGGCGGAGTGATGGCGCTCTTCATGCGCGCCGAACTGGCCCGTCCCGGCACGCAGATCATTTCCAATGAGCAGTTCAACCAGGCGTTCACGATGCACGGCACCGTCATGCTGCTGATGTTCGCGACGCCGCTGTTCGCCGGATTCGCGAACTGGATCATGCCGCTCCAGATCGGTGCGCCCGACGTGGCGTTCCCGCGGCTGAACATGTTCGCGTACTGGCTGTACCTCTTCGGCTCGGCCATCGCGGTGGCCGGCTTCCTCACCCCGCAGGGTGCCGCCGACTTCGGCTGGTTCGCCTACTCCCCGCTCACCGACGCCGTCCGCTCGCCGGGCATCGGCGCCGATATGTGGATCATGGGTCTGGCCTTCTCCGGCTTCGGCACGATCCTCGGTACGGTCAACTTCATCACCACCATCATCTGCCTGCGCGCACCCGGCATGACGATGTTCCGCATGCCGATCTTCGTCTGGAACGTCCTCCTGACCGGTGTGCTTGTCCTGCTGGCCTTCCCGGTCCTCGCCGCCGCACTGCTGGCGCTGGAGGCGGACCGCAAATTCGGTGCGCATGTCTTCGACGCGGCCAATGGCGGCGCACTGCTCTGGCAACACCTCTTCTGGTTCTTCGGCCACCCAGAGGTGTACATCATCGCCCTGCCGTTCTTCGGCATCGTCAGCGAGATCATTCCGGTGTTCAGCCGTAAACCGATCTTCGGATACATCGGTCTGATTTCCGCGACGATCGCCATCGCGGGGCTTTCCGCGACCGTGTGGGCCCACCATATGTTCGTCACCGGCGCTGTATTGCTGCCGTTCTTCTCCTTCATGACCTTCCTGATCGCGGTGCCGACCGGTGTGAAGTTCTTCAACTGGATCGGCACGATGTGGAAGGGTTCGCTGTCCCTTGAGACACCGATGCTCTGGTCCGTCGGGTTTCTCGTGACGTTCCTCTTCGGCGGTCTGACCGGCGTCATCCTGGCCTCGCCGCCGATGGACTTCCATGTCTCCGACTCGTATTTCGTCGTCGCGCACTTCCACTATGTGGTGTTCGGTACCGTGGTCTTCGCGATGTTCGCCGGATTCCACTTCTGGTGGCCGAAGTTCACCGGCAAGATGCTGGACGAACAGCTCGGCAGGATCACGTTCTGGACGCTGTTCGTGGGCTTCCACGGCACATTCCTGGTGCAGCACTGGCTCGGTGCCGAGGGCATGCCGCGTCGTTACGCGGACTACCTCGCCGCCGACGGCTTCACCGCGCTGAACACGATCTCGACGATCTCCTCGTTCCTGCTCGGCCTGTCGATGCTGCCGTTCTTCTACAACGTCTGGAAGACGGCCAAGTACGGCAGGAAGATCGAGGTCGACGACCCGTGGGGTTACGGCCGTTCGCTGGAGTGGGCGACCTCCTGCCCGCCGCCGCGGCACAACTTCCTCACCCTGCCGCGGATCCGTTCCGAATCCCCGGCGTTCGACCTGCACCACCCCGTCGTACGCGCCCTGGACGAGGCCGCCAACAGCCCCGCCGTCTGA
- a CDS encoding zinc-dependent alcohol dehydrogenase, with protein sequence MPASAGHQVLVRMETSGLCHTDIHVARGDWPVKPSPPFVPGHEGIGIVEAAGDQVGHLAVGDRVAIPWLGEACGHCDHCVSGWETLCLQQRNSGYSVDGSHTEYALAHGTYVVPVPDGIDPLDAAPLTCAGVTTYKAVELSGARPGTRALISGIGGLGHLALQYARIFGAETIAVDVTDEKLALARELGADHVIDARVQDVAEETRRLGGADAAISLAVSNESFGAAYGALRRGGTLVLVALPAAGKLELPVFDTVLNGTKVVGSIVGTREDLAEVFQLHRLGRTRVVRETRGLDDINTSIDEVLSGKVSGRLVFDLR encoded by the coding sequence ATGCCCGCGTCGGCCGGCCACCAGGTCCTGGTGCGGATGGAGACGTCCGGGCTCTGCCACACCGACATCCACGTGGCCCGGGGGGACTGGCCCGTCAAGCCGAGCCCGCCGTTCGTACCGGGTCACGAGGGCATCGGGATCGTGGAGGCGGCCGGAGACCAGGTGGGCCATCTCGCGGTGGGGGACCGGGTGGCGATTCCCTGGCTCGGTGAGGCGTGCGGGCACTGCGACCACTGTGTCTCCGGCTGGGAGACACTCTGCCTCCAGCAGCGGAACAGCGGCTACTCGGTCGACGGCAGCCATACCGAGTACGCACTCGCGCACGGCACTTATGTGGTTCCCGTCCCCGACGGCATCGATCCGCTCGACGCCGCGCCCCTGACCTGTGCCGGCGTCACCACCTACAAGGCGGTCGAGCTGTCCGGAGCCCGCCCCGGCACCCGCGCCCTGATCTCCGGGATCGGCGGACTCGGGCACCTGGCCCTCCAGTACGCGCGGATCTTCGGCGCCGAGACCATCGCGGTCGATGTCACCGACGAGAAGCTGGCGCTCGCCCGGGAACTGGGCGCCGACCATGTCATCGACGCCCGCGTCCAGGACGTGGCCGAGGAGACCCGCAGGCTCGGCGGCGCGGACGCGGCGATCTCCCTGGCCGTGAGCAATGAATCGTTCGGGGCGGCGTACGGTGCGCTGCGCCGCGGCGGCACCCTGGTGCTGGTGGCGCTTCCGGCCGCGGGGAAACTCGAACTCCCCGTATTCGACACGGTGCTGAACGGCACGAAGGTCGTCGGCTCCATCGTCGGCACCCGCGAGGACCTCGCCGAGGTGTTCCAGCTCCATCGCCTCGGCCGTACGAGAGTTGTCCGGGAAACCCGCGGCCTCGACGACATCAACACCTCGATCGACGAGGTCCTGAGCGGCAAGGTCTCCGGACGCCTCGTCTTCGACCTGCGCTGA
- a CDS encoding pentapeptide repeat-containing protein produces MSDNDPSVAPDSERAALRADCANCFGLCCVALTLTASADFAISKDAGEPCPNLQEDFRCGIHTALRPKGFSGCTVYDCFGAGQKVSQETYGGQDWRSAPDTAQQMFQVFPVVRQLQELLWYLTEALSLPAAGPLHAEIGRALEATERHTRRPAAELAGLDVAAHRDGVADLLRRVSTRVRATAPRRKKRGHRGADLMGARLKGADLRGADLRGAYLIAADLSGADLRLADVIGADFRDADLSGADLTDSLFLTQTQLNAARGNAATGLPGRLTRPTHWS; encoded by the coding sequence GTGTCCGACAACGATCCGAGCGTCGCACCCGACAGCGAACGTGCCGCTCTGCGCGCGGACTGCGCGAACTGTTTCGGGCTGTGCTGCGTCGCGCTGACCCTGACCGCATCGGCGGACTTCGCGATCAGCAAGGACGCCGGGGAGCCCTGCCCCAATCTTCAGGAAGACTTCCGCTGCGGCATCCACACCGCGCTGCGGCCGAAGGGCTTCTCCGGCTGCACGGTGTACGACTGTTTCGGCGCGGGCCAGAAGGTCTCCCAGGAGACGTACGGCGGCCAGGACTGGCGGTCGGCCCCGGACACCGCTCAGCAGATGTTCCAGGTGTTCCCGGTGGTGCGCCAGTTGCAGGAACTGCTCTGGTACCTCACCGAGGCGCTCTCCCTGCCCGCCGCCGGGCCCCTGCACGCCGAGATCGGGCGTGCCCTGGAAGCGACGGAACGTCATACCCGCCGCCCCGCCGCGGAGCTGGCCGGACTGGACGTGGCGGCCCACCGGGACGGCGTCGCCGATCTGCTCCGGCGTGTCAGCACACGTGTGCGGGCCACCGCGCCCCGCCGCAAGAAGCGTGGCCACCGGGGCGCCGACCTCATGGGCGCCCGGCTCAAGGGCGCCGACCTCCGGGGTGCCGACCTGCGCGGGGCCTACCTCATCGCGGCCGATCTCTCCGGCGCGGACCTGCGCCTCGCCGATGTCATCGGCGCCGACTTCCGGGACGCGGACCTCTCCGGTGCCGACCTCACCGACAGCCTGTTCCTCACCCAGACCCAGCTCAACGCGGCCAGGGGCAACGCGGCGACCGGCCTCCCGGGCCGTCTGACCCGCCCCACGCACTGGAGCTGA
- a CDS encoding radical SAM protein: MPSPTETGGTGTDTTRTGPTGSGRTRLVEQLMERFPHVPREAVIKEDLLRGGVAFDESALSDNEHGDVKPKSYFIFSFDHGTLPELGAAALRRPPEEIVLTGGPYGLRRTVVSVRVNPASPYRVAAGQDGVLGLYLDGRRISDVGLPPMPDYYRHTLENGKSVMEVAPTIQWGYLIYLTVFRVCQYFGAKEECQYCDINHNWRQHKAAGRPYTGVKDVEEVLEALAIIDRYDTAKTSTAYTLTGGAITSHLGGRDEADFYGQYAKAIEERFPGRWIGKVVAQALPKADVQRFHDYGVRIYHPNYEVWDRRLFELYCPGKERYVGRDEWHRRILDSAEVFGPRNVIPNFVAGVEMAAPSGFATVDEAIDSTTEGLRFFMSHGITPRFTTWCPEPTTPLGRTNPDGAPLEYHIRLLDAYRSTMEEYGLSSPPGYGPAGAGRAVFSVSSFMDSLAPDQAAPEDGAAG, encoded by the coding sequence ATGCCCAGCCCTACCGAAACCGGCGGCACCGGCACCGATACGACCCGTACCGGTCCCACCGGCTCCGGCCGTACACGTCTGGTGGAACAGCTCATGGAACGGTTCCCCCACGTGCCGCGGGAAGCGGTCATCAAGGAGGACCTGCTCCGCGGCGGCGTCGCCTTCGACGAGTCCGCGCTCAGCGACAACGAGCACGGCGACGTCAAGCCGAAGTCGTACTTCATCTTCTCCTTCGACCACGGCACGCTGCCCGAGCTCGGCGCGGCCGCGCTGCGCCGTCCCCCCGAGGAGATCGTGCTCACCGGCGGTCCGTACGGGCTGCGGCGCACCGTGGTGTCCGTGCGGGTCAACCCGGCTTCCCCGTACCGCGTGGCGGCCGGCCAGGACGGAGTGCTGGGGCTCTATCTGGACGGCAGGCGCATCTCCGATGTCGGTCTGCCCCCGATGCCCGACTACTACCGCCACACCCTGGAGAACGGTAAGTCCGTGATGGAGGTGGCCCCCACCATCCAGTGGGGCTACCTGATCTACCTCACCGTCTTCCGGGTCTGCCAGTACTTCGGCGCCAAGGAGGAGTGCCAGTACTGCGACATCAACCACAACTGGCGCCAGCACAAGGCGGCGGGACGCCCCTATACCGGGGTGAAGGACGTGGAGGAGGTCCTGGAGGCCCTCGCCATCATCGACCGGTACGACACGGCGAAGACCTCCACCGCCTACACGCTCACCGGCGGTGCGATCACCTCGCACCTCGGCGGACGCGACGAGGCCGACTTCTACGGGCAGTACGCCAAGGCCATCGAGGAGCGCTTTCCCGGCCGGTGGATCGGCAAGGTCGTCGCCCAGGCCCTGCCCAAGGCCGATGTGCAGCGCTTCCACGACTACGGAGTGCGGATCTACCACCCCAACTACGAGGTGTGGGACCGCCGTCTGTTCGAGCTGTACTGCCCCGGAAAGGAGCGTTACGTCGGGCGCGACGAATGGCACCGCCGCATCCTCGACTCCGCCGAGGTCTTCGGCCCGCGCAACGTCATCCCGAACTTCGTCGCCGGTGTGGAGATGGCCGCGCCCTCCGGCTTCGCGACGGTCGACGAGGCCATCGACTCCACGACCGAGGGACTGCGTTTCTTCATGTCGCACGGCATCACACCGCGCTTCACCACGTGGTGCCCCGAGCCCACCACCCCGCTCGGCAGAACCAACCCGGACGGGGCGCCGCTCGAATACCACATCAGGCTGCTGGACGCCTACCGCTCGACCATGGAGGAGTACGGTCTGTCCTCACCGCCCGGATACGGTCCCGCCGGGGCCGGTCGCGCGGTGTTCTCGGTGAGCTCCTTCATGGACAGCCTGGCCCCGGACCAGGCGGCGCCGGAGGACGGTGCGGCCGGCTGA